The DNA sequence AAATAAAGAGTTTCAACGTGCGAAAATATATTACTCCAGTATTAATTCACGtttatcaaatttatataaatttatatattattccagCGAAGTAACAGAcgttgttttgtttaaaaaataaatatctgttaagTAATATATAATCATTTCCAACAGCGATAGCAAAGGCAAAATCTACGATGGCGAATTTGgcactttttctccttctcctaaGTGGTACGTTATTATAagctatattttctatattatttattttctttgtaattatctctctctctctctttctctctctctcacacacacacacatatatatatatacatacacaagcaaacacacaaccccaccaacacacacacacacacacacacacacacacatatattctcttctctctctctatatatatatctatgtatgcatgtatgtatgtatgtatgtatgtatgtatgtatctatctatctatctatctatctatctatctatctatctatctatctatctatctatccatatatctatctatctatctatctatctatctatctatctatctatctatctatccatatatctatctatctatctatctatctatctatctatctatctatctatctatNNNNNNNNNNNNNNNNNNNNNNNNNNNNNNNNNNNNNNNNNNNNNNNNNNNNNNNNNNNNNNNNNNNNNNNNNNNNNNNNNNNNNNNNNNNNNNNNNNNNNNNNNNNNNNNNNNNNNNNNNNNNNNNNNNNNNNNNNNNNNNNNNNNNNNNNNNNNNNNNNNNNNNNNNNNNNNNNNNNNNNNNNNNNNNNNNNNNNNNNNNNNNNNNNNNNNNNNNNNNNNNNNNNNNNNNNNNNNNNNNNNNNNNNNNNNNNNNNNNNNNNNNNNNNNNNNNNNNNNNNNNNNNNNNNNNNNNNNNNNNNNNNNNNNNNNNNNNNNNNNNNNNNNNNNNNNNNNNNNNNNNNNNNNNNNNNNNNNNNNNNNNNNNNNNNNNNNNNNNNNNNNNNNNNNNNNNNNNNNNNNNNNNNNNNNNNNNNNNNNNNNNNNNNNNNNNNNNNNNNNNNNNNNNNNNNNNNNNNNNNNNNNNNNNNNNNNNNNNNNNNNNNNNNNNNNNNNNNNNNNNNNNNNNNNNNNNNNNNNNNNNNNNNNNNNNNNNNNNNNNNNNNNNNNNNNNNNNNNNNNNNNNNNNNNNNNNNNNNNNNNNNNNNNNNNNNNNNNNNNNNNNNNNNNNNNNNNNNNNNNNNNNNNNNNNNNNNNNNNNNNNNNNNNNNNNNNNNNNNNNNNNNNNNNNNNNNNNNNNNNNNNNNNNNNNNNNNNNNNNNNNNNNNNNNNNNNNNNNNNNNNNNNNNNNNNNNNNNNNNNNNNNNNNNNNNNNNNNNNNNNNNNNNNNNNNNNNNNNNNNNNNNNNNNNNNNNNNNNNNNNNNNNNNNNNNNNNNNNNNNNNNNNNNNNNNNNNNNNNNNNNNNNNNNNNNNNNNNNNNNNNNNNNNNNNNNNNNNNNNNNNNNNNNNNNNNNNNNNNNNNNNNNNNNNNNNNNNNNNNNNNNNNNNNNNNNNNNNNNNNNNNNNNNNNNNNNNNNNNNNNNNNNNNNNNNNNNNNNNNNNNNNNNNNNNNNNNNNNNNNNNNNNNNNNNNNNNNNNNNNNNNNNNNNNNNNNNNNNNNNNNNNNNNNNNNNNNNNNNNNNNNNNNNNNNNNNNNNNNNNNNNNNNNNNNNNNNNNNNNNNNNNNNNNNNNNNNNNNNNNNNNNNNNNNNNNNNNNNNNNNNNNNNNNNNNNNNNNNNNNNNNNNNNNNNNNNNNNNNNNNNNNNNNNNNNNNNNNNNNNNNNNNNNNNNNNNNNNNNNNNNNNNNNNNNNNNNNNNNNNNNNNNNNNNNNNNNNNNNNNNNNNNNNNNNNNNNNNNNNNNNNNNNNNNNNNNNNNNNNNNNNNNNNNNNNNNNNNNNNNNNNNNNNNNNNNNNNNNNNNNNNNNNNNNNNNNNNNNNNNNNNNNNNNNNNNNNNNNNNNNNNNNNNNNNNNNNNNNNNNNNNNNNNNNNNNNNNNNNNNNNNNNNNNNNNNNNNNNNNNNNNNNNNNNNNNNNNNNNNNNNNNNNNNNNNNNNNNNNNNNNNNNNNNNNNNNNNNNNNNNNNNNNNNNNNNNNNNNNNNNNNNNNNNNNNNNNNNNNNNNNNNNNNNNNNNNNNNNNNNNNNNNNNNNNNNNNNNNNNNNNNNNNNNNNNNNNNNNNNNNNNNNNNNNNNNNNNNNNNNNNNNNNNNNNNNNNNNNNNNNNNNNNNNNNNNNNNNNNNNNNNNNNNNNNNNNNNNNNNNNNNNNNNNNNNNNNNNNNNNNNNNNNNNNNNNNNNNNNNNNNNNNNNNNNNNNNNNNNNNNNNNNNNNNNNNNNNNNNNNNNNNNNNNNNNNNNNNNNNNNNNNNNNNNNNNNNNNNNNNNNNNNNNNNNNNNNNNNNNNNNNNNNNNNNNNNNNNNNNNNNNNNNNNNNNNNNNNNNNNNNNNNNNNNNNNNNNNNNNNNNNNNNNNNNNNNNNNNNNNNNNNNNNNNNNNNNNNNNNNNNNNNNNNNNNNNNNNNNNNNNNNNNNNNNNNNNNNNNNNNNNNNNNNNNNNNNNNNNNNNNNNNNNNNNNNNNNNNNNNNNNNNNNNNNNNNNNNNNNNNNNNNNNNNNNNNNNNNNNNNNNNNNNNNNNNNNNNNNNNNNNNNNNNNNNNNNNNNNNNNNNNNNNNNNNNNNNNNNNNNNNNNNNNNNNNNNNNNNNNNNNNNNNNNNNNNNNNNNNNNNNNNNNNNNNNNNNNNNNNNNNNNNNNNNNNNNNNNNNNNNNNNNNNNNNNNNNNNNNNNNNNNNNNNNNNNNNNNNNNNNNNNNNNNNNNNNNNNNNNNNNNNNNNNNNNNNNNNNNNNNNNNNNNNNNNNNNNNNNNNNNNNNNNNNNNNNNNNNNNNNNNNNNNNNNNNNNNNNNNNNNNNNNNNNNNNNNNNNNNNNNNNNNNNNNNNNNNNNNNNNNNNNNNNNNNNNNNNNNNNNNNNNNNNNNNNNNNNNNNNNNNNNNNNNNNNNNNNNNNNNNNNNNNNNNNNNNNNNNNNNNNNNNNNNNNNNNNNNNNNNNNNNNNNNNNNNNNNNNNNNNNNNNNNNNNNNNNNNNNNNNNNNNNNNNNNNNNNNNNNNNNNNNNNNNNNNNNNNNNNNNNNNNNNNNNNNNNNNNNNNNNNNNNNNNNNNNNNNNNNNNNNNNNNNNNNNNNNNNNNNNNNNNNNNNNNNNNNNNNNNNNNNNNNNNNNNNNNNNNNNNNNNNNNNNNNNNNNNNNNNNNNNNNNNNNNNNNNNNNNNNNNNNNNNNNNNNNNNNNNNNNNNNNNNNNNNNNNNNNNNNNNNNNNNNNNNNNNNNNNNNNNNNNNNNNNNNNNNNNNNNNNNNNNNNNNNNNNNNNNNNNNNNNNNNNNNNNNNNNNNNNNNNNNNNNNNNNNNNNNNNNNNNNNNNNNNNNNNNNNNNNNNNNNNNNNNNNNNNNNNNNNNNNNNNNNNNNNNNNNNNNNNNNNNNNNNNNNNNNNNNNNNNNNNNNNNNNNNNNNNNNNNNNNNNNNNNNNNNNNNNNNNNNNNNNNNNNNNNNNNNNNNNNNNNNNNNNNNNNNNNNNNNNNNNNNNNNNNNNNNNNNNNNNNNNNNNNNNNNNNNNNNNNNNNNNNNNNNNNNNNNNNNNNNNNNNNNNNNNNNNNNNNNNNNNNNNNNNNNNNNNNNNNNNNNNNNNNNNNNNNNNNNNNNNNNNNNNNNNNNNNNNNNNNNNNNNNNNNNNNNNNNNNNNNNNNNNNNNNNNNNNNNNNNNNNNNNNNNNNNNNNNNNNNNNNNNNNNNNNNNNNNNNNNNNNNNNNNNNNNNNNNNNNNNNNNNNNNNNNNNNNNNNNNNNNNNNNNNNNNNNNNNNNNNNNNNNNNNNNNNNNNNNNNNNNNNNNNNNNNNNNNNNNNNNNNNNNNNNNNNNNNNNNNNNNNNNNNNNNNNNNNNNNNNNNNNNNNNNNNNNNNNNNNNNNNNNNNNNNNNNNNNNNNNNNNNNNNNNNNNNNNNNNNNNNNNNNNNNNNNNNNNNNNNNNNNNNNNNNNNNNNNNNNNNNNNNNNNNNNNNNNNNNNNNNNNNNNNNNNNNNNNNNNNNNNNNNNNNNNNNNNNNNNNNNNNNNNNNNNNNNNNNNNNNNNNNNNNNNNNNNNNNNNNNNNNNNNNNNNNNNNNNNNNNNNNNNNNNNNNNNNNNNNNNNNNNNNNNNNNNNNNNNNNNNNNNNNNNNNNNNNNNNNNNNNNNNNNNNNNNNNNNNNNNNNNNNNNNNNNNNNNNNNNNNNNNNNNNNNNNNNNNNNNNNNNNNNNNNNNNNNNNNNNNNNNNNNNNNNNNNNNNNNNNNNNNNNNNNNNNNNNNNNNNNNNNNNNNNNNNNNNNNNNNNNNNNNNNNNNNNNNNNNNNNNNNNNNNNNNNNNNNNNNNNNNNNNNNNNNNNNNNNNNNNNNNNNNNNNNNNNNNNNNNNNNNNNNNNNNNNNNNNNNNNNNNNNNNNNNNNNNNNNNNNNNNNNNNNNNNNNNNNNNNNNNNNNNNNNNNNNNNNNNNNNNNNNNNNNNNNNNNNNNNNNNNNNNNNNNNNNNNNNNNNNNNNNNNNNNNNNNNNNNNNNNNNNNNNNNNNNNNNNNNNNNNNNNNNNNNNNNNNNNNNNNNNNNNNNNNNNNNNNNNNNNNNNNNNNNNNNNNNNNNNNNNNNNNNNNNNNNNNNNNNNNNNNNNNNNNNNNNNNNNNNNNNNNNNNNNNNNNNNNNNNNNNNNNNNNNNNNNNNNNNNNNNNNNNNNNNNNNNNNNNNNNNNNNNNNNNNNNNNNNNNNNNNNNNNNNNNNNNNNNNNNNNNNNNNNNNNNNNNNNNNNNNNNNNNNNNNNNNNNNNNNNNNNNNNNNNNNNNNNNNNNNNNNNNNNNNNNNNNNNNNNNNNNNNNNNNNNNNNNNNNNNNNNNNNNNNNNNNNNNNNNNNNNNNNNNNNNNNNNNNNNNNNNNNNNNNNNNNNNNNNNNNNNNNNNNNNNNNNNNNNNNNNNNNNNNNNNNNNNNNNNNNNNNNNNNNNNNNNNNNNNNNNNNNNNNNNNNNNNNNNNNNNNNNNNNNNNNNNNNNNNNNNNNNNNNNNNNNNNNNNNNNNNNNNNNNNNNNNNNNNNNNNNNNNNNNNNNNNNNNNNNNNNNNNNNNNNNNNNNNNNNNNNNNNNNNNNNNNNNNNNNNNNNNNNNNNNNNNNNNNNNNNNNNNNNNNNNNNNNNNNNNNNNNNNNNNNNNNNNNNNNNNNNNNNNNNNNNNNNNNNNNNNNNNNNNNNNNNNNNNNNNNNNNNNNNNNNNNNNNNNNNNNNNNNNNNNNNNNNNNNNNNNNNNNNNNNNNNNNNNNNNNNNNNNNNNNNNNNNNNNNNNNNNNNNNNNNNNNNNNNNNNNNNNNNNNNNNNNNNNNNNNNNNNNNNNNNNNNNNNNNNNNNNNNNNNNNNNNNNNNNNNNNNNNNNNNNNNNNNNNNNNNNNNNNNNNNNNNNNNNNNNNNNNNNNNNNNNNNNNNNNNNNNNNNNNNNNNNNNNNNNNNNNNNNNNNNNNNNNNNNNNNNNNNNNNNNNNNNNNNNNNNNNNNNNNNNNNNNNNNNNNNNNNNNNNNNNNNNNNNNNNNNNNNNNNNNNNNNNNNNNNNNNNNNNNNNNNNNNNNNNNNNNNNNNNNNNNNNNNNNNNNNNNNNNNNNNNNNNNNNNNNNNNNNNNNNNNNNNNNNNNNNNNNNNNNNNNNNNNNNNNNNNNNNNNNNNNNNNNNNNNNNNNNNNNNNNNNNNNNNNNNNNNNNNNNNNNNNNNNNNNNNNNNNNNNNNNNNNNNNNNNNNNNNNNNNNNNNNNNNNNNNNNNNNNNNNNNNNNNNNNNNNNNNNNNNNNNNNNNNNNNNNNNNNNNNNNNNNNNNNNNTTAAGCATTaatttgtaacaaaaagagaaaacgagagaaaaggTACTTACTTTTATGTACATTTTGAACTGCCTGAGGTGACCTTGGTGcttttttgtaggtttttcaCTCCAAGGATACACCTAAactgtaaacaatatttattcccgTTTTTGGgaagatttataatttttgtacacCACACACCCCAACGATTACAATCCCTATTGATTTGACTTTTCTTTGTGTGTCCCACCCAGCCCACCTCGAAAATGAAAAACTCTACGCTTGTATTTCGTCCAatttctgtgttcagccctgtgtggctataataaaaacatatctatctatctatctatctatctatctatctatctatctatgttttgcTGTCTTCCTATCTGTACAACTTTTTGTAGTTCTGTATAaataagttatttatatataatatgtctttGTGTGAAATTGTTACATTATAAACtcgaaatattcatatattttgtatatacgtatctatttatttatatatatgttaatataaacgACTATTCCTGTGTGTATGTTCGAAGACAACTACGTGTCTATATATTCTTGCTAAATACAGTCGCAGCATCACATGCCTTACTTCTTCTACAGGATAGCGGCTTTACGGATAGCATCTTCAACTCCCGCCTCCAGTATTAAATTGTCGTAAGAATCTGTCTCGGAAAGTTTTAGGGTTCACCCCACCTTGCTCGCTTAATATTAGGTCAAATGTACATAGAAAGTTCTTGCTctttaggtacatatatatatatatataacgaattaTCCAAAATTGTGACTGtcttcttattttatatatatatatatatatatatatatataaacacatatgcatacacacacacacacacacacacatacacacacacacacacacacacgcacatatatatatatattaatattttataagcccaaagcttataagcgatcgcTGTGCaaagactaaagaaaatagtctaataatggcgTATATAAGTCCTCGACGGACGAAAGTAAGTTTCTCCTTACGCGTGGGACTTGAAACCTGTCTTTGTTTTCGCGACAAGTGTGTTAGCCAATTACACCAACATACAACCATGCATCTTTCCGTCAGATTCAAAAACTATAATTACTTCATAGTGTTCATGTGCTTTTTCTGCGATGGTTTTTCTTAAGCACCATcgatttttacatatgtatatatacatgtattaatgtatgtagggttatgtatgtttatgcaagtggtctgatcaacaagtatccggactgttgcgaTAGTAACGGGGCTAAAGCATGTAGAGTAAAGCCGCATGGCACATACTGACCTTCAGCTCTGCTGTGCATGGGACCTAAATTTTACCGTCCCAGCTcgtttccgctgtttacagcagtgcttggaatgaaggCGTGAAGCAGACGATCATCATGTCTGTGTAAGATgagtagaaaatctgcatcaaattttgccaaaagcttggcgatacctctTCAGAGGCTtatacaaagttttcaaaaaattttcatcgttttcgacacaatcaaggagatcttttGCAACTGAAATCCGTGTGTCGTtttagtcagctgaaagcagtgtTGGcccaaacttggcagacatgcgtctcatacccaaatcatCAATGCTAATGGACTGAAGTGAACCGCaactaatttgcacatcctctgataactcatggatgctGATTCAACAATTTcgcctcacagctgcacacacatctccgctgtttttctcagttctgctggttgcgtgtCTCCCAAAACGTTCGTccatatcgacattttttcggccatcttcgaAACCTTTGAACTACACATAGACTTATATGCGACTCATACCCTCCTCTTCAAACACTTCCTGCAAATTTGCGTAGTTCTTTGAGCAAGTATCGCCATTACACCAaactctatcatggtcaatgcgacgatcacacactataCACCTTCCTTTAAAGCACAGATATTtatagcggaagtgagctagaacgttaaaacttagtgcgtatgTAACGGTTTTACTCTGCATATTTtaacttcattactatggcagcagtccggatacttattgatcagatcacgtatatgtatgtttgtatgtattcacatgGATATATCCATATTTCACCTTTCTTTAACTAAACAGGACCGCTGCTAACAGAAGCCGATCCACCGACTACAATGACGTTGGCGTTGAACAAATATTGGAAACTAAAACCTGGCTGTAAGTTTTGAGTGAAAGGATGCGAGTGAATGGGTATGTGTGAGGTCTTGATTAGAGGCCGGAAGCTCTGGGAATTTTACCTCAAATGAAGTGTGCTTGGTGATGGAAAATGGAATGGAGATGCTTAAATCTTCTCGCATATAATAAACACGCGCAACACGTACCAGGCCAACacatttcaatacacacacacacacacacacacacacacataNNNNNNNNNNNNNNNNNNNNNNNNNNNNNNNNNNNNNNNNNNNNNNNNNNNNNNNNNNNNNNNNNNNNNNNNNNNNNNNNNNNNNNNNNNNNNNNNNNNNNNNNNNNNNNNNNNNNNNNNNNNNNNNNNNNNNNNNNNNNNNNNNNNNNNNNNNNNNNNNNNNNNNNNNNNNNNNNNNNNNNNNNNNNNNNNNNNNNNNNNNNNNNNNNNNNNNNNAATATGAAGCAGGTCCATGTTGGCCAGCTTAATATGATTAGGCAGTGGAATTTTGAATTTgtccttcagttcatctttggtgttactaAGAGTTTTCTTGGTCTCTCGCTTAggtgtgccccacacataataacgaAGTGTgttgtagtctggggagttaggtggccagatattagaggtgatgtagtcgcagaaattgtctgacagccatgactgggttctcctgcttgtttggcagggtgcagagtcctgttccCAGATATATGGTCTTACAGCATCCACCCTTTTGACCCAGGACAGTACTACCTCCTCAATGCACTTGATGAAGGTCTCCGTGTCgagtctgaggctgtgtaggaagatgaatagaggcataatgtcgccatcactaatgATAACTTCAGacatcatgatgttgattggatgcttgatttttattaaTCTCGGTATGTGTtatcagattgcactgtcctctgattgacacccaaacactttcGTACTGGAGTTTCTGGCACGGTACAATATATCACTTCCAAATccttggcagagtgaattgcatcaagGACCCTTTTTTTCTCACACACGGTGCCCAACAgaacctactatactgtgtagtcgacgaattccaaaacaaacaatgagcATGCAcggaattgaaaatataaaatggcgacaattttcCCATGTTTCGTCTACCACGTTCGTTGATAAGGTTTTGGTCGTCTCGGGGCTACAATGTGGCACTtacttggccaagatgccacacagtcgGCCTGAAGCAAGGACGAGTAATCTTCTGAACCACATAGATACGCCTCAAAACTTTTACAAAACcatatgatatatttttcattgcatcaacacattatatatttctctgtccataacattatcattatgttAATGATAAGTCACAAACCATCAAGCTCTCATTTGCTCGATTGTATGTAATTAATGTTAATACTCAGCCTATTTTTTATATCTGCAGATTATCTAGTGACGGACAAATGTAGAGGCTTAGGACTTAGCCTTTGCGGCATTCATTACTCCAACATTCTTCACAATTATTGCATGTAATTATATTTCTACTGACTCAAATGATACTTAATTCAGTTTTCATACACATTTTTACtgacatgttatatataaaccATTTGTTTTTCTCCTCATTCAATTCTGAAGAAGGGCCTGGGCTCGAAATATCAaagtcttcttccttttttcctgaAGAGGAAATTACTAAACCCTGTCACTTGCTTTTTGTTATATTGcataattatgaataatatatatatatatatataaggagaaatggagttaaacgcaggtagTATTCAAATCTTTATGCTCCCGACATATGTtccgaagaaaacattgatattattgcaAGATTGAAACATCTGGTTAGTCGTGAGGAATGTGAAATTCTACCGTTCCCTCTTAAGGAATAAACATCTGAGGCATCTTCACAATATCACCAAAGAAATTCATACCATTGATGGGATACTGGTTCCATCTTATAAAATGGGAAACTTATACAGACTTACCAAGGATTACTACCTACAATTGCTTACACAGCGTGGATACCGTTAGTTCGTTTGAGACCGCGGCAGAATAAAGTTATTACATAGAGTAATAACCAGCTGAATGTAAATCGGTGTACATGAAATTTAAAGCTTTGCATGCAGCCAAAGCATACGTTTAAATCAAATATGCTATACAACTGACAATGGAAGTtatgaaattcaaatatttagAATGTGTATTCACTGTAATTgtcatatgtatacttatatatatatatataNNNNNNNNNNNNNNNNNNNNNNNNNNNNNNNNNNNNNNNNNNNNNNNNNNNNNNNNNNNNNNNNNNNNNNNNNNNNNNNNNNNNNNNNNNNNNNNNNNNNNNNNNNNNNNNNNNNNNNNNNNNNNNNNNNNNNNNNNNNNNNNNNNNNNNNNNNNNNNNNNNNNNNNNtatatatacacatacacacatatatatagagagtgagagagagaaggggataaacaggtagatatagatattgatacatagatagatatatgaatgtatgtgtgtatacatgtatgcgaatATTGTGTacgttgcatgtgtgtgcatgtgtgtttgtgtgtatttatgtgtatgtatatgtgtgtgtgtgtgatgtctttTTGTTGGTGCTTGTTTTATACAACCAtgtgacaaccggcgttggttcgTCTACGTCTCTGTTTCGTCTACGTCTCTGTTTCGTCTACGTCTCTGTTTCGTCAAAATTGACTCGTAGAATAAATAGTATAGTTAAAAGTTCGTAGTGCGGCCGAtgttttacaaatataatctTCATGACGGTGCCAAGGCTCTAcgacagtccaatgaatgaaataagtgaaagagggTAAAAGACATTGAGAAGAATCGCGGTTATCATGTCATCTAACTAATGTAAGATTGTTATATTGTCACAGAAATTTTAAGTAATTTTAAGCACTTATCGTATTTTACGTTTCTTTTTCTAGACACTTCGAGAGATTTTTTGAATGCTTTGGCGACGTTCACGGATGTAGTGAGCAATTCGAATATGCATTTCACGATCTTTGTTTTGTAAGatgcttttataaatattatagttATTAATAGACACAGAATGTAATGAATTTACACGgaagatatacatgtacatacgtacatatataaatacatacatacatacctacaaacatacgtatgtattaaaaaatagggtaaaaaatcatatattaattaatatcgattacataccaggaagctagcacatttaaagaatcaaagagattcagaaacagtatctgcaatcgcatgggattaaagtacattttcatatataacgttcaccactaacgtggacattcaatgtgctagaaatagatcacatcttgtgtctattaagacctaaattgttctcaacatgaaatatagcggaataccaaaacgtaagcgggcaagacatttaaaatcaccgaaaaacatcattattaaacagggaccggtttcaaaattaacaatcttaccgttttggcgcgctaattccaggaatatgtctgcagaaaatatttactgcgtcgcatatatccagtatgagaacTCAGTAATGGTTAATATATTANNNNNNNNNNNNNNNNNNNNNNNNNNNNNNNNNNNNNNNNNNNNNNNNNNNNNNNNNNNNNNNNNNNNNNNNNNNNNNNNNNNNNNNNNNNNNNNNNNNNNNNNNNNNNNNNNNNNNNNTACGTTTTGGTAttccgctatatttcatgttgagaacaatttaggtcttaatagacacaagatgtgatctatttctagcacattgaatgtccacgttagtggtcaacgtcatatataaaaatgtactttaatcccctgagattgcagatactgtttctgaatctctttgattctttaaatgtgctagcttcctggtaattaatcgatattaattaatatatgattttttaccctattttttaatatattaaccattaccgagttctcatactggatatatgcgacgcagtaaatattttctgcagacatattcctggaattagcgcgccaaaacgaagacttttgaattttatcattaagctgtaattagcagaaccatatacacgcgcacctatggcggtggacaactttgtatagggttctgaggattatggttacattacaaatcaggctgaagagaaataggcagtcggtaagattgttaattttgaaaccgatccctgtttaataatgatttttttggggtgattttaaatgtcttgcccgttTACGTTTTGGTAttccgctatatttcatgttgagaacaatttaggtcttaatagacacaagatgtgatctatttcaaGAACATTggatgtccacgttagtggtcaacgttatatatgaaaatgtacatatgtatatacatagatatatacatacatacttacatacatgcataaatacatacgtacgtgatacatagtacatgcatacatatatacatataccaatcttttggagaaaggagaaaaactgattcgaagactacagatcaaatccatcactggaactgtacaaatctgtaaaactttttgGAAGTTTGTAATTTaagtacatatgagcatgtctagatacgtagctatatgcatgaaaaggcatacataaaacaaaacaaatctgcacgtatacatacatacatatttcacacGACGAAGACAATGCGTATTTCGTTTTATACGTCAATGAATC is a window from the Octopus bimaculoides isolate UCB-OBI-ISO-001 chromosome 25, ASM119413v2, whole genome shotgun sequence genome containing:
- the LOC106875678 gene encoding uncharacterized protein LOC106875678, translating into MANLALFLLLLSGPLLTEADPPTTMTLALNKYWKLKPGYYLVTDKCRGLGLSLCGIHYSNILHNYCIHFERFFECFGDVHGCSEQFEYAFHDLCFRFNKSNRNEVSLRRILFLVIGAILCSHM